Proteins from a single region of Lampris incognitus isolate fLamInc1 chromosome 16, fLamInc1.hap2, whole genome shotgun sequence:
- the ankrd9 gene encoding ankyrin repeat domain-containing protein 9, producing the protein MPWDTQQFDRRADYKSETQCQRTSFAFYRAVRDLLPVWALEDMRTMEVFHWEDDGQARAFTPPEALLYALVHDHQQYARYLLHRFSVRALAQPSRSFRCCQAARTPHLSVAVRYNRSGILRLILESAEDFLVGERKDFLDGRGGCAHDAGGGKTAVHLACDLARPECLLLLLAHGACPYVGDRAGDTPLDCLLRHVRQGSADMRRTHVCLGYLLLFMPKVRYRCKEQLQDKPDLWRSLLGEEAFRWLAGLAPPSLFIQAMQTVARTVPAQQLDALPDFLKPLDFRLQHK; encoded by the coding sequence ATGCCGTGGGATACGCAGCAGTTTGATCGCCGAGCAGACTACAAGTCGGAGACACAATGCCAGAGGACGTCGTTCGCTTTCTACCGGGCGGTCCGGGACCTGCTTCCGGTCTGGGCTCTGGAGGACATGCGCACTATGGAGGTGTTCCATTGGGAGGATGACGGCCAGGCGCGCGCCTTCACGCCCCCCGAGGCATTGCTGTACGCGCTCGTGCACGACCACCAACAGTACGCGCGCTACCTGCTCCACAGGTTTTCCGTGCGCGCGCTGGCCCAGCCCAGCCGCAGCTTCCGGTGCTGCCAGGCCGCGCGCACGCCGCACCTGTCGGTGGCGGTGCGCTATAACCGGAGCGGAATCCTTAGGTTGATCTTGGAGTCGGCGGAGGACTTCCTGGTCGGGGAACGGAAGGACTTCCTGGACGGCCGCGGTGGGTGCGCACACGACGCGGGCGGAGGGAAGACGGCCGTGCACCTGGCCTGCGACCTCGCGCGCCCCGAGTGCCTCCTGTTGCTGCTCGCGCACGGCGCCTGTCCGTACGTGGGTGACCGCGCGGGAGACACGCCCCTGGACTGTCTGCTCCGCCACGTGCGCCAAGGGTCCGCGGACATGCGCAGAACGCACGTCTGCCTGGGCTACCTGCTGCTGTTCATGCCCAAAGTCCGCTACCGGTGCAAAGAGCAGCTGCAGGACAAACCGGACTTGTGGAGGAGTCTGTTGGGGGAGGAGGCCTTCAGGTGGCTCGCCGGCCTGGCGCCTCCCTCTCTGTTCATCCAGGCCATGCAGACTGTGGCTCGGACCGTCCCGGCCCAGCAGCTGGATGCCCTGCCGGACTTCCTCAAGCCTCTGGACTTCAGGCTGCAGCATAAGTAA